One window from the genome of Micromonospora aurantiaca ATCC 27029 encodes:
- a CDS encoding glycosyltransferase → MRVLLSTLGSRGDVQPLVALASRLTALGHQVRLCAPPDFARWVASFRIPFVPVGPPWRRSAAPRSRAAVPKPSPAQVRKLAESSIGIQFEVLSAAARDCDVLVASTGLQIAARTVAEKRGIPYVFAALCPAALPSPHHPPLPLPVFGEVPAPASADNSDLWAANLRHVNDTFAAPLNALRSAVGLGTVDDVSDHIHTDRPWLATDPTLAPWPDVADPAVYQPGAWLLPDKRALPAELTAFLDAGGPCVYVGFGSVAAPPGLLETAVRAVRAVGCRLVVSRGWAPLSPVDRSPDCLVVGEVNQQDLFREVAVVVHHGGAGTTTTAARAGTPQVVVPQVYDQHYFARRVSALGIGTAHPGSVPTVESLTEALGAALRPEVAARAREFAGVVRTDAAQVAAERLVVAPGA, encoded by the coding sequence ATGCGCGTACTGCTGTCGACTCTCGGGTCGCGCGGCGATGTCCAACCACTGGTGGCGCTCGCGTCGCGGTTGACGGCCCTCGGCCACCAGGTCCGCCTCTGCGCCCCGCCCGACTTCGCCCGCTGGGTGGCCAGCTTCAGGATTCCCTTCGTGCCCGTCGGCCCGCCCTGGCGCAGGTCGGCGGCGCCCAGGTCGCGGGCCGCCGTGCCAAAACCCTCGCCCGCGCAGGTACGCAAGCTCGCCGAGTCCTCCATCGGCATCCAGTTCGAGGTGCTGTCGGCCGCAGCCCGGGACTGTGACGTCCTCGTCGCGTCGACGGGCCTCCAGATCGCCGCCCGCACCGTGGCGGAGAAGCGCGGCATCCCGTACGTCTTCGCGGCGCTCTGCCCGGCGGCCCTTCCCTCACCCCACCACCCCCCGCTGCCGCTGCCGGTGTTCGGGGAGGTCCCGGCGCCCGCGTCGGCCGACAACAGCGACCTGTGGGCCGCCAACCTGCGGCACGTCAACGACACCTTCGCCGCGCCCCTCAACGCGCTGCGGTCGGCGGTGGGGTTGGGCACGGTCGACGACGTCAGCGACCACATCCACACCGACCGGCCGTGGCTGGCCACCGACCCGACCCTGGCACCCTGGCCGGACGTCGCCGATCCGGCCGTCTACCAACCGGGCGCCTGGCTCCTGCCCGACAAGCGGGCCCTGCCCGCCGAGCTGACGGCCTTCCTGGACGCCGGCGGGCCGTGCGTCTACGTCGGATTCGGCAGCGTCGCCGCACCCCCGGGCCTGCTGGAGACGGCCGTGCGGGCCGTGCGCGCGGTCGGTTGCCGGCTGGTCGTCTCCCGGGGCTGGGCGCCGCTCTCGCCGGTCGACCGGTCCCCCGACTGCCTGGTGGTCGGCGAAGTGAACCAGCAGGACCTGTTCCGGGAGGTGGCCGTGGTGGTCCACCATGGCGGCGCGGGCACCACGACCACGGCCGCGCGGGCCGGGACGCCGCAGGTCGTCGTACCGCAGGTGTACGACCAGCACTACTTCGCGCGCCGGGTGTCCGCGCTCGGCATCGGCACCGCACACCCCGGCTCCGTGCCGACCGTCGAGTCGCTGACCGAGGCTCTGGGCGCCGCGCTGCGGCCGGAGGTGGCCGCCCGCGCCCGCGAGTTCGCCGGCGTCGTACGCACCGACGCGGCGCAGGTCGCCGCGGAGCGGTTGGTCGTCGCACCGGGAGCCTGA
- a CDS encoding NADPH-dependent FMN reductase, producing the protein MVRIGVIVGSTRPGRKADAVARWVRDVAAKRGDATVELVDIADYALPHFDEVLPPSMAPSRRPAVRRWATTVAGFDGFVFVTPEYNHSIPGALKDSLDFLYQEWQHAAAGLVSYGVHGGTRAAEHLRLVLGQLGVADVRSQVALSLTTDFVNFRDFRPAAHHEQALGTMLDEVVAWAGTLRTLRRA; encoded by the coding sequence ATGGTCAGGATCGGTGTCATCGTCGGCAGCACGCGACCCGGCCGCAAGGCCGACGCCGTGGCCCGCTGGGTGCGCGACGTCGCCGCCAAGCGGGGCGACGCCACTGTCGAGCTGGTCGACATCGCCGACTACGCCCTGCCACACTTCGACGAGGTGCTGCCACCGTCGATGGCGCCGTCGCGACGCCCCGCCGTACGCCGCTGGGCGACGACCGTGGCCGGATTCGACGGCTTCGTCTTCGTCACGCCGGAGTACAACCACTCCATCCCGGGCGCACTGAAGGATTCCCTCGACTTCCTCTACCAGGAGTGGCAGCACGCCGCCGCCGGCCTCGTCAGCTACGGCGTGCACGGCGGCACCCGGGCGGCGGAGCACCTGCGGCTGGTGCTCGGGCAGCTCGGCGTCGCCGACGTCCGCTCCCAGGTCGCGCTCTCTCTGACGACCGACTTCGTCAACTTCCGCGACTTCCGGCCGGCCGCGCACCACGAGCAGGCCCTCGGCACCATGCTCGACGAGGTGGTCGCCTGGGCCGGCACACTGCGGACGCTGCGCCGGGCCTGA
- a CDS encoding ROK family protein yields the protein MSGPQRHGGVLGIDVGGTKVALRAEAPGQPAYDRTFRWPRTADPAADLTVLAVEVDRLRDRWGPVDAVGVAMPATTDTGGTVTTWPGRPGWVGLDLTGALRRLFPDAATAVADDGDLAALAEARCAGADDVVYLGVGTGIGGGVVLAGRPVPDRSSAEIGHVVVALDGERCDCDRHGCLQSIASGPATLRRAAARRGGEVGFDDLRAGLDGREPWAVAAVEESCRALAAAVVSLGEILDPALAIVGGGFAAGLPGFVPLVAERARRAGRPGRPAPPVRPAALGGLSSLHGAVELARDLTGTPAPARPTPIA from the coding sequence GTGTCCGGTCCGCAGCGCCACGGCGGCGTCCTCGGCATCGACGTCGGCGGCACCAAGGTCGCGTTGCGCGCGGAGGCGCCCGGGCAGCCGGCGTACGACCGCACATTCCGCTGGCCCCGGACTGCCGACCCGGCCGCCGACCTGACGGTGCTGGCCGTCGAGGTGGACCGGCTGCGCGACCGGTGGGGACCGGTGGACGCGGTCGGGGTGGCCATGCCGGCGACCACTGACACCGGTGGCACCGTCACCACCTGGCCCGGGCGCCCCGGCTGGGTGGGCCTCGACCTCACCGGCGCGCTGCGCCGCCTCTTTCCCGACGCGGCAACCGCCGTCGCCGACGATGGTGATCTCGCCGCCCTTGCAGAGGCGCGCTGCGCCGGCGCGGACGACGTGGTCTACCTGGGCGTCGGCACCGGGATCGGCGGTGGCGTCGTACTGGCCGGCCGGCCGGTGCCGGACCGGTCCTCCGCCGAGATCGGTCACGTGGTCGTCGCTCTCGATGGTGAGCGCTGCGACTGCGACCGGCATGGCTGCCTCCAGTCCATCGCGTCCGGCCCCGCCACCCTGCGCCGTGCTGCCGCCCGCCGGGGCGGCGAGGTGGGCTTCGATGACCTGCGGGCCGGACTCGACGGGCGCGAGCCCTGGGCGGTGGCGGCGGTCGAGGAGAGCTGCCGGGCGCTGGCGGCGGCGGTGGTGAGCCTCGGCGAGATCCTCGATCCGGCGCTGGCGATCGTGGGCGGCGGGTTCGCCGCCGGCCTGCCCGGCTTCGTGCCGCTCGTCGCGGAACGGGCACGCCGCGCCGGCCGACCCGGCCGGCCGGCGCCACCGGTGCGTCCCGCCGCCCTCGGCGGGCTGTCGTCCCTGCACGGCGCGGTGGAGCTGGCTCGTGACCTGACCGGCACGCCGGCTCCCGCGCGCCCCACCCCCATCGCGTAG
- a CDS encoding DoxX family protein has protein sequence MEISVLVLTLVLAAVFVGTAVPKLTGQAQMRERMDHLGVSPGLTRALGVLELAAVAGLLLGLLWPPLGIAAAIGLALQMAGAVVYHSRAKDPAATILTPVIFAVAALALVYLHVRLG, from the coding sequence GTGGAGATCTCCGTCCTCGTCCTGACCCTCGTCCTCGCCGCCGTGTTCGTGGGCACCGCCGTGCCGAAGCTCACCGGGCAGGCACAGATGCGCGAGCGGATGGACCACCTCGGCGTCTCGCCGGGGCTGACACGCGCGCTGGGGGTGCTGGAACTCGCCGCGGTCGCCGGGCTGCTGCTCGGCCTGCTCTGGCCGCCCCTGGGCATCGCCGCGGCGATCGGTCTCGCCCTGCAGATGGCGGGCGCGGTCGTCTACCACTCCCGGGCCAAGGACCCGGCCGCGACGATCCTGACGCCGGTGATCTTTGCCGTGGCCGCCCTCGCGCTCGTCTACCTGCACGTGCGGCTGGGCTGA
- a CDS encoding type II 3-dehydroquinate dehydratase codes for MSDVLLLNGPNLGILGRREPEIYGTDTLDDIQRAVGEEVATRGWGVVAEQHDCEGALIRTIQNSYDTVGAIVNPGALMIAGWSLRDALANYPRPFVEVHLSNVWARESFRHDSVIAPLASGVIVGLGALGYRLAARALTATVR; via the coding sequence GTGTCGGACGTACTGCTGCTGAACGGCCCGAACCTGGGCATTCTCGGCCGGCGGGAACCGGAGATCTACGGCACCGACACCCTGGACGACATCCAACGCGCCGTCGGCGAGGAGGTCGCCACCCGGGGCTGGGGTGTGGTCGCCGAGCAGCACGACTGCGAGGGTGCGCTGATCCGCACGATCCAGAACAGCTACGACACGGTGGGCGCGATCGTCAACCCGGGCGCCCTGATGATCGCGGGCTGGAGCCTGCGCGACGCGCTGGCCAACTACCCCCGGCCCTTCGTCGAGGTGCATCTGTCCAACGTGTGGGCGCGGGAGAGCTTCCGGCACGACTCGGTGATCGCCCCGCTGGCCAGCGGGGTGATCGTCGGGCTCGGAGCGCTGGGCTACCGGCTGGCCGCGCGCGCCCTCACCGCGACCGTCCGATGA
- a CDS encoding DegT/DnrJ/EryC1/StrS family aminotransferase — MSGQPSTVSEFPEWPQYGDEERTGLIRALEQGQWWRMGGSEVDSFEREFGDYHGSPHALAVTNGTHALEVALEVLGVGPGTEVIVPAFTFISSSLAAQRLGAVAVPVDVDLDTYCVDPAAVEAAITPRTKVIMPVHMAGQFADMDALDNLAADAGVALLQDAAHAHGAQWRGRRAGALGSVAAFSFQNGKLMTAGEGGAVVFPDEELRERAFLVHSCGRPRTDREYLHSTTGSNYRMSEFTAAVLRAQLTRLDEQIALREQRWPLLSSLLAEIPGVVPQATDPRTDRNPHYMAMFRIPGIGIERRRAVVDALIARGVPAFVAFRAIYRCEGFWMAGASDESVEAIAARCPNTEQIHSDCVWLHHRTLLGTEQQMHEIAAVLADVLAG, encoded by the coding sequence ATGAGTGGTCAGCCCTCGACGGTGTCCGAGTTCCCCGAGTGGCCGCAGTACGGCGACGAGGAGCGAACCGGACTGATCCGCGCCCTCGAACAGGGTCAGTGGTGGCGGATGGGCGGCAGTGAGGTCGACTCCTTCGAGCGGGAGTTCGGTGACTACCACGGCAGCCCCCACGCGCTCGCCGTCACCAACGGCACCCACGCGCTGGAAGTCGCGCTGGAGGTGCTCGGCGTCGGCCCCGGTACGGAGGTGATCGTCCCGGCCTTCACGTTCATCTCGTCCTCGCTGGCCGCGCAGCGTCTCGGCGCGGTCGCCGTGCCGGTCGACGTCGACCTGGACACCTACTGCGTCGACCCCGCCGCCGTCGAGGCCGCGATCACCCCCCGTACCAAGGTGATCATGCCGGTGCACATGGCCGGGCAGTTCGCCGACATGGACGCGCTCGACAATCTCGCCGCCGACGCCGGGGTGGCTCTGCTGCAGGACGCGGCACACGCCCACGGCGCGCAGTGGCGGGGCCGGCGGGCCGGCGCGCTCGGCTCGGTGGCCGCCTTCAGCTTCCAGAACGGCAAGCTCATGACCGCCGGCGAGGGCGGAGCGGTCGTCTTCCCCGACGAGGAACTGCGCGAGCGGGCATTCCTCGTGCACAGCTGCGGCCGGCCCCGCACCGACCGCGAATACCTGCACAGCACCACCGGCTCGAACTACCGGATGAGCGAGTTCACCGCCGCTGTGCTACGCGCCCAGCTGACCCGCCTCGACGAGCAGATCGCGCTGCGCGAGCAGCGCTGGCCGCTGCTGTCGAGCCTGCTCGCCGAGATCCCGGGCGTCGTCCCGCAGGCGACCGACCCTCGCACCGACCGCAACCCGCACTACATGGCGATGTTCCGTATCCCCGGGATCGGCATCGAGCGCCGCCGTGCCGTGGTGGACGCGCTCATCGCCCGGGGCGTCCCGGCGTTCGTGGCGTTCCGCGCGATCTACCGGTGCGAGGGCTTCTGGATGGCCGGCGCGTCCGACGAGTCGGTAGAGGCGATCGCGGCCCGCTGCCCCAACACCGAGCAGATCCACTCCGACTGCGTCTGGCTGCACCACCGCACCCTGCTCGGCACGGAGCAGCAGATGCACGAGATCGCCGCCGTGCTCGCCGACGTCCTCGCCGGATGA